One segment of Anatilimnocola aggregata DNA contains the following:
- a CDS encoding arylsulfatase → MRLLHKLAFLLIATVATSTASRSLFSAETATAGRPPNILLIMADDLGYSDLGCYGAEIETPNLDGLAKGGLRFTQFYNTARCWPTRSALLTGHYAQAIRRDAIPGVRSGGQGTRPAWASLLPTMLRQKNYRNYHSGKWHIDGKPLQNGFDHSYDLGGVSQSNFFKVQSVTEDEKPVPPQENFYSTTAIADHAVRCLQEHGEQFADRPFFHYLCFTAPHFPLHALPEDIAKYRDKYKAGWNVVQQARYERMKAMQIVNCELAPMEREVGPPYAFPEALAKLGPGEVNRPLPWSELTPEQQAFQAEKMAIHAAMVDRMDREIGKVLAQIKAMKQFENTLVLFLSDNGASAEMMVRGDGHDPTAPLGSAATFPCLGPGWSSSSNTPFRRHKTWVHEGGISTPLIAHWPQGIQSSGELRQQAGHVVDIVPTLLEVAGAKAPAPANNEAVPAMAGKSLVPAWAKGATPAPVELWWLHEGNRALRSGDWKLVAAKDQPWELYDLSKDRGELNNLAAQQPDKVKELESHWQQRFEEYRALALKNATAEDLRNTPKKKGKKQ, encoded by the coding sequence ATGCGTCTACTACACAAGTTAGCTTTCCTGCTCATCGCGACCGTGGCGACAAGCACCGCAAGTCGCTCACTATTCTCTGCGGAAACAGCCACTGCAGGCCGTCCACCCAACATTCTGCTAATTATGGCCGATGACTTGGGTTACTCGGACCTTGGCTGTTATGGAGCGGAGATTGAAACGCCGAATCTCGATGGGCTGGCGAAGGGTGGGCTGCGGTTCACGCAGTTCTATAACACGGCCCGCTGTTGGCCGACGCGGTCGGCACTCCTCACCGGCCACTATGCCCAGGCTATTCGTCGCGATGCGATTCCTGGAGTGCGCAGCGGCGGGCAAGGAACGCGGCCCGCTTGGGCTTCGCTTTTGCCGACAATGCTACGGCAAAAGAACTATCGGAACTATCACAGCGGCAAGTGGCACATCGATGGCAAGCCGCTGCAAAACGGCTTCGATCATTCGTACGACTTGGGTGGAGTCAGCCAGAGCAACTTCTTCAAAGTGCAAAGTGTGACTGAGGACGAAAAGCCCGTTCCGCCGCAGGAAAACTTCTACTCGACCACGGCGATTGCCGATCATGCCGTCCGCTGTTTGCAGGAACATGGCGAGCAGTTTGCTGATCGTCCGTTCTTTCATTATCTCTGCTTCACCGCGCCGCACTTTCCGCTGCATGCGTTGCCGGAAGACATTGCCAAGTATCGCGACAAATACAAAGCGGGCTGGAATGTAGTTCAGCAAGCTCGTTACGAACGAATGAAGGCCATGCAAATTGTCAACTGCGAGCTCGCCCCGATGGAGCGCGAAGTGGGCCCGCCGTATGCGTTCCCCGAGGCGCTTGCCAAGTTGGGGCCCGGTGAAGTGAATCGCCCATTGCCGTGGAGCGAGTTGACCCCCGAGCAGCAGGCGTTTCAGGCCGAGAAGATGGCCATCCATGCAGCTATGGTCGATCGGATGGATCGCGAGATCGGCAAGGTCCTCGCTCAGATCAAGGCGATGAAGCAGTTCGAGAATACGCTCGTCTTGTTTCTATCCGATAATGGCGCTAGTGCCGAAATGATGGTCCGTGGCGATGGTCACGACCCCACGGCGCCACTTGGTTCGGCGGCGACTTTCCCTTGCCTCGGGCCGGGCTGGTCGAGTTCGTCGAACACGCCCTTTCGTCGCCATAAAACCTGGGTGCATGAAGGAGGGATCTCCACGCCACTGATTGCGCACTGGCCACAAGGCATTCAGTCGTCAGGCGAGCTGCGTCAGCAGGCAGGACATGTGGTCGATATTGTCCCTACGCTGCTCGAAGTTGCCGGCGCTAAGGCCCCAGCACCCGCGAATAACGAGGCGGTGCCCGCGATGGCTGGCAAGAGTCTGGTCCCCGCTTGGGCGAAAGGGGCTACTCCCGCGCCCGTTGAACTTTGGTGGCTGCACGAAGGAAACCGCGCACTCCGCTCCGGCGATTGGAAGTTGGTCGCGGCGAAAGATCAGCCCTGGGAGTTGTACGATCTGTCGAAGGACCGCGGTGAACTGAACAATCTCGCTGCCCAGCAGCCCGACAAAGTGAAAGAACTGGAGAGCCACTGGCAGCAACGGTTCGAGGAGTACCGCGCCCTCGCTTTGAAGAATGCCACGGCAGAAGACTTGCGCAACACCCCGAAGAAAAAAGGAAAGAAGCAATGA
- a CDS encoding sulfatase family protein, producing the protein MKSLSGLVMGLLLLLSAGAFAADETTPRKPNIIYILCDDLGYGDVKCLNPDCKIATPHVDALAKSGMTFTDAHSGSAVCTPTRYGVMTGRYAWRTKLQRGVLGGLSPSLIDPARMTVASLLKKEGYRTACVGKWHLGLDWIKQPGKQVNELNIESAQQVNNVDYSKPFGGGPLGAGFDEYFGISASLDMVPYTFLKNDRVAVLPTAEKTFPMMLGLLGGQTRKGPAAPDFEAADVLPALTKEAIAFINRQAPDAHAGKPFFLYLPLASPHTPIVPTSEWQGKSGLNPYADFVMQTDDAVGQLMRTLDEQKLAENTLVIFTSDNGCSPQANFGELKEKGHNPSYVFRGTKADIFEGGHRVPFIVRWPAQVPAGKTSDQLTCLTDFFATAAAVAGADVPANAAEDSVNMLPAITGKAHEPIREAVVHHSINGSFAIRRGNYKLEFCPGSGGWSEPKPGTKLAKELPEVQLYDLESDIGEQKNLHDAEPNVVRELTRLLNRYFTIGRSTPGVPQKNDVEIPLVGNP; encoded by the coding sequence ATGAAGTCCCTCTCCGGGCTAGTGATGGGGCTGCTGTTACTCCTTTCTGCCGGTGCCTTCGCCGCCGATGAGACCACGCCGCGCAAGCCGAACATCATCTACATCCTTTGCGACGATCTGGGCTATGGCGACGTGAAGTGCCTCAACCCGGACTGCAAGATTGCTACTCCGCATGTCGACGCGCTCGCCAAGTCGGGGATGACCTTCACCGATGCTCACAGCGGCTCGGCTGTCTGCACGCCGACGCGTTACGGGGTGATGACGGGGCGGTATGCCTGGCGGACGAAGTTGCAGCGGGGCGTGCTTGGCGGGCTCAGTCCCTCGCTAATCGATCCCGCGCGGATGACAGTGGCCAGCCTGCTGAAGAAGGAGGGCTATCGCACCGCCTGCGTCGGCAAGTGGCACTTGGGGCTCGATTGGATCAAGCAACCCGGCAAGCAGGTAAACGAGTTGAACATTGAAAGTGCGCAGCAAGTGAACAACGTCGATTACTCGAAGCCCTTCGGCGGCGGACCGCTCGGCGCAGGTTTCGACGAGTACTTCGGCATCAGCGCTTCGCTCGATATGGTGCCCTACACTTTCCTGAAGAACGATCGCGTCGCTGTGCTTCCCACTGCCGAAAAGACGTTTCCTATGATGCTCGGTCTCCTGGGTGGCCAAACGCGCAAGGGGCCGGCTGCGCCCGACTTCGAAGCTGCCGACGTGCTTCCCGCGCTCACGAAAGAAGCGATCGCGTTTATCAACCGGCAAGCGCCGGATGCACACGCGGGCAAACCGTTCTTCTTGTATCTTCCCTTGGCCTCGCCCCATACGCCGATTGTTCCCACGAGCGAATGGCAGGGAAAAAGCGGGCTCAATCCGTATGCCGATTTTGTGATGCAAACCGATGACGCCGTCGGTCAATTGATGCGGACGCTCGACGAACAAAAACTGGCAGAAAACACGCTCGTCATTTTCACCAGCGACAACGGCTGTTCGCCGCAAGCGAACTTTGGCGAACTGAAAGAAAAGGGACACAACCCCAGCTATGTCTTCCGCGGCACCAAGGCCGACATCTTCGAGGGTGGGCATCGCGTCCCGTTCATTGTCCGCTGGCCCGCGCAAGTTCCGGCGGGCAAGACCTCGGACCAGCTCACTTGTCTTACCGATTTCTTTGCGACGGCAGCGGCCGTTGCAGGTGCCGATGTTCCCGCCAATGCAGCCGAAGATAGTGTGAACATGTTGCCGGCGATCACGGGGAAGGCGCACGAGCCGATTCGCGAAGCGGTCGTGCATCACTCCATCAACGGCTCGTTTGCCATTCGCCGCGGCAACTACAAGCTGGAGTTCTGCCCAGGCTCAGGTGGCTGGAGCGAGCCAAAGCCGGGAACCAAGTTGGCCAAGGAACTCCCCGAGGTTCAGCTGTACGATCTGGAGAGCGACATCGGGGAGCAGAAGAACTTGCACGATGCCGAACCCAATGTGGTGCGTGAACTGACCAGGTTGTTGAATCGCTACTTCACTATCGGCCGGAGTACGCCCGGTGTGCCGCAGAAGAACGACGTCGAGATTCCGCTGGTCGGCAATCCGTAG
- a CDS encoding DUF1444 family protein, with protein sequence MGWFDYFFRPPSKDKFARLMLAEIAKSKLEGPLTYDAGQFLLLRKDGGFINLANVYQEYCQVSRGERAAIMQRFIRGSLASKTFELPEDFEDVHPDLLPVIRSRFQIEAVRLQARLKGSDKVNIPQQLIGDHLALSLVYDLPHAMRSIGQQDLDDWNVTFYEAVEAARHNLEQMNNISVASLDDRVFATATGDNYDASRLLLVDVIRTFPVRGLPVAIVPNRDTLLVAGQDDHEGLQLLATLAEEAYQKPRPISGVMLTLVDDEWQSWLPEPSSPAYNRLHELKLRSIGGEYNDQKDLLEQLHSARGEDVFVSSFSGVQDSQTGNTSSYCIWPRDVPTLLPETEQVYFMGGDPKQPQLLAQAPWDRVQQVVGHLLQAQDCYPPRYLVSDFPSEKELSKLGKTS encoded by the coding sequence GTGGGCTGGTTCGACTATTTCTTCCGTCCGCCGAGCAAAGACAAGTTCGCTCGCCTCATGCTGGCCGAGATTGCCAAGAGCAAGCTCGAAGGGCCGCTCACTTACGATGCTGGTCAGTTTCTGCTGTTGCGTAAGGATGGCGGCTTCATCAATCTGGCCAACGTCTATCAGGAATATTGCCAGGTGTCGCGAGGCGAGCGGGCGGCCATCATGCAGCGGTTCATTCGCGGCTCGCTGGCCAGCAAGACCTTCGAGTTGCCCGAAGATTTTGAAGACGTTCATCCCGACTTGCTCCCCGTGATTCGCTCGCGCTTTCAGATTGAAGCGGTGCGCCTGCAAGCGCGGCTCAAGGGGAGCGACAAGGTCAACATTCCCCAGCAGTTGATCGGCGATCACCTGGCCCTGTCGCTGGTGTATGACTTGCCGCACGCGATGCGATCGATTGGCCAGCAGGATCTCGACGACTGGAACGTCACGTTTTATGAGGCAGTAGAAGCGGCCCGGCACAATCTCGAACAGATGAACAACATCTCGGTGGCCTCGCTCGACGATCGCGTCTTTGCAACGGCCACGGGCGATAACTACGATGCTTCGCGCCTGTTACTCGTCGATGTGATTCGCACCTTCCCCGTGCGCGGCTTGCCGGTGGCGATTGTTCCCAATCGGGACACGCTGCTGGTCGCCGGGCAGGACGATCACGAAGGGCTGCAACTGCTCGCCACACTGGCGGAAGAGGCCTATCAAAAGCCGCGCCCCATTTCGGGCGTGATGCTCACGCTGGTCGATGACGAATGGCAATCGTGGCTGCCAGAGCCTTCGTCTCCCGCGTATAACCGCCTGCACGAACTCAAGCTGCGAAGCATTGGCGGCGAGTACAACGACCAGAAAGACCTGCTCGAACAGTTGCACTCCGCGCGCGGCGAAGACGTGTTCGTCTCATCTTTCAGCGGCGTGCAAGACAGCCAGACGGGCAACACGTCAAGCTACTGCATCTGGCCGCGCGACGTGCCGACGTTGCTCCCCGAGACAGAGCAGGTCTACTTCATGGGGGGCGATCCGAAGCAGCCGCAATTACTCGCCCAAGCTCCCTGGGACCGGGTGCAGCAAGTCGTCGGCCACTTGCTGCAAGCGCAAGACTGCTACCCGCCGCGCTATCTCGTCAGCGATTTTCCCAGCGAGAAGGAATTATCGAAGCTGGGAAAAACGAGTTAA
- a CDS encoding thiamine pyrophosphate-binding protein: MKTSGIQAALELLHGAGVRHIFGNPGTTELPLNEALVSDRRFQYILGLQEVPVMAMADGYAMASGGLAVVNLHISCGLGHAMGILYNAFREGTPLLVTAGQTSRKLRFEDPILAGDMVAVARPWTKWSAEVNRVEDVPNAIRRAVQAALTPPTGPVFLSLPVDVQMELAEGLDLTPPRLPSTRVRPPLEALQRAVEVLLSAKNPAILAGSRVTERDAVQELVAVAERLGAPVISEPGTTHGRLAFPCEHPLYGQGLPLWSPEIRERLKEYDALLVVGMDLLRLYMHHEPDRPLPEQIKLVQLDEDPWQLNKNYPLDVGILGDTKAGLADLGTMLRLCEPQLAPEQRELIRTRTLRHIAAHQAARNRLEKDIAGDRELRPLTPRALMGSLARTLPDNVAVIEEAVTTTNTTFERLGALKNTTGYFGHRGWALGWGLGVSIGVKLAWPERPVLALLGEGAASYGIQGLWSAARYQLPVVFVICNNAQYQILKIGAKGLQLPHALADEFEGLDLVGPEVDFVKVAEGFGVQAKRISEPDELCDTIQQAWQGNRPLLIDVPISRTTQPRLQYG; the protein is encoded by the coding sequence ATGAAAACTTCAGGCATTCAGGCGGCGCTCGAACTGCTGCACGGCGCTGGTGTGCGGCACATTTTTGGCAACCCGGGAACGACCGAGTTGCCACTGAACGAAGCCTTGGTTTCCGACCGCCGCTTTCAGTACATCTTGGGGCTGCAGGAAGTGCCGGTGATGGCAATGGCCGACGGCTACGCGATGGCCTCGGGGGGCCTGGCGGTGGTCAATCTGCACATCAGCTGCGGGCTGGGGCACGCGATGGGCATTCTGTACAACGCCTTTCGCGAGGGGACTCCGCTCCTGGTCACGGCGGGGCAAACGAGTCGCAAGTTGCGATTTGAGGATCCGATTCTGGCCGGAGATATGGTGGCGGTCGCTCGCCCGTGGACGAAGTGGTCGGCCGAGGTGAATCGGGTCGAAGATGTTCCCAACGCCATTCGCCGCGCCGTGCAAGCCGCCCTCACACCGCCGACCGGGCCGGTTTTTTTGTCCTTGCCCGTCGATGTGCAAATGGAGCTGGCCGAGGGGCTCGACCTGACGCCACCGCGGTTGCCCAGCACGCGCGTTCGTCCGCCCCTGGAAGCACTGCAGCGAGCCGTGGAAGTGTTGCTCTCGGCGAAGAACCCTGCGATTCTCGCCGGCAGTCGAGTCACCGAGCGGGACGCGGTACAAGAACTGGTCGCGGTTGCCGAACGACTGGGCGCTCCGGTCATTTCTGAACCGGGGACCACGCATGGCCGGCTGGCGTTCCCCTGCGAACATCCGCTGTACGGCCAAGGACTGCCGCTGTGGTCGCCCGAGATTCGCGAGCGCTTGAAAGAGTATGACGCGCTGCTTGTCGTCGGCATGGATCTGCTTCGCCTCTACATGCACCACGAGCCCGACCGCCCGTTGCCGGAGCAGATCAAGCTGGTTCAACTCGACGAAGATCCCTGGCAGCTGAACAAGAATTATCCGCTCGATGTCGGCATTCTTGGCGACACCAAGGCAGGGCTCGCCGATCTCGGCACGATGCTCAGACTGTGCGAGCCGCAACTAGCGCCCGAGCAACGGGAACTGATTCGGACGCGCACGCTGCGGCATATCGCCGCGCATCAGGCCGCGCGCAATCGACTCGAAAAAGACATCGCCGGCGATCGTGAGTTAAGGCCGCTTACGCCCCGCGCGCTGATGGGTTCACTGGCGCGGACTCTGCCCGACAATGTGGCTGTGATTGAAGAAGCGGTGACGACGACCAACACCACGTTCGAACGACTCGGCGCGCTGAAGAACACCACGGGCTACTTTGGTCATCGCGGCTGGGCGCTGGGCTGGGGACTCGGCGTCTCGATTGGTGTGAAGCTTGCCTGGCCCGAGCGGCCGGTCCTTGCGCTGCTCGGCGAAGGAGCGGCCAGCTATGGCATTCAAGGGTTATGGTCCGCTGCCCGGTATCAGTTGCCGGTCGTGTTCGTCATTTGTAACAACGCCCAATACCAAATTCTGAAGATTGGCGCGAAGGGGCTACAACTGCCGCACGCACTGGCCGATGAGTTTGAAGGACTCGATCTGGTCGGGCCGGAAGTTGACTTTGTGAAGGTGGCCGAAGGCTTCGGCGTGCAGGCAAAAAGAATCAGCGAGCCCGACGAACTGTGTGATACGATTCAGCAAGCCTGGCAAGGAAACCGACCACTGCTAATCGACGTACCGATATCGCGCACGACGCAGCCCCGCCTGCAGTATGGTTAA
- a CDS encoding sugar phosphate isomerase/epimerase family protein — translation MNSNFSRRRFVAIAAAAAAGATWFDVPQVLAKANLLADDPWGGFPLGAQSYSLRNFNTQEAVRHLQGMGLHYAEFYNKHLDAKATDEQIAETQKLLKDADIKLSGHGVHGFGKDHEANRKLFDFAKKIGVRVITANPTPDSFDSLDKLVAEYDIRIAIHNHGPNALFDKLDSVKKAVEGRHKNFGACVDCGHFIRSGEDPVKCVLELGPRVFGAHIKDEKEANTPKSSNVIIGKGHLDVVGLFKALRTIKFPADGSLCLEYEANPKDPISEMKECLAVAKEAIAKSA, via the coding sequence ATGAACTCCAACTTCTCCCGTCGTCGTTTCGTCGCTATTGCCGCTGCTGCGGCCGCTGGAGCCACCTGGTTCGATGTGCCGCAGGTTCTGGCCAAGGCGAACTTGCTGGCCGACGATCCTTGGGGTGGTTTTCCGCTGGGTGCCCAGAGCTATTCGCTGCGGAACTTCAACACGCAGGAGGCCGTTCGCCACTTGCAGGGGATGGGGCTGCACTATGCGGAGTTCTACAACAAGCATCTGGATGCCAAGGCGACCGACGAGCAAATCGCCGAGACCCAGAAGTTGCTCAAAGACGCCGACATCAAACTCTCCGGTCACGGCGTGCATGGTTTTGGCAAAGACCACGAGGCCAATCGCAAACTGTTCGACTTTGCCAAGAAGATCGGCGTTCGCGTCATCACCGCCAACCCCACCCCCGATTCGTTCGACAGCTTGGATAAACTGGTCGCCGAATACGACATTCGCATCGCCATTCATAACCACGGCCCGAACGCCCTGTTCGATAAGCTCGACAGCGTGAAGAAAGCCGTCGAGGGGCGGCATAAGAACTTCGGTGCTTGCGTCGACTGCGGCCACTTCATCCGCAGCGGCGAAGACCCGGTGAAGTGTGTGCTGGAACTCGGCCCACGCGTGTTCGGCGCCCACATCAAGGACGAGAAGGAAGCGAACACCCCCAAGTCGAGCAACGTCATCATCGGCAAGGGGCACCTCGATGTCGTCGGCCTCTTCAAAGCCCTGCGCACCATCAAGTTCCCCGCCGACGGTTCCCTCTGCCTCGAATACGAAGCCAACCCCAAGGACCCGATCAGCGAGATGAAAGAATGCCTCGCCGTCGCCAAGGAAGCGATCGCCAAGTCAGCATGA
- a CDS encoding BBP7 family outer membrane beta-barrel protein produces MNCRWAWMLPLLSIVTLMLGDQSVQAQGPPGMMGPGGPPPGMMGGPPGMMGGPPGMMGPGGPPGMMGGPPPGMYDPDSMNGAGIMGPGGPPGSMMGPSGDMMGGCPPEGGGYGHRHNGLLGDVLGIIAPYSDGGCAAPRWFDFDVGVMSIRRDDVGNSRVFTVQDDGVNPPVTVLQTSDLDFDSSTSFKFSAMMQCGPGSNLEFTYFGLFGWTSTAQALGNNDLFSVYSQFGTDPAGGFPETDASDIQRITYFSTFDNFEVNFRQRWQSPNCRYQGSWLYGVRYFKLDEDFNYNTLGVHTDLGPPIVVTTDTSRTNVNTNNSLTGLQIGGDMWVCLIPGLRVGGEGKFGVYGNHQNIDTTITTSTGLNFQEELRVGDVAFIGDLAAYATYRINYNWTFKAGYQALYVEGVALASENFNPVPPNVFVGGSQTRVPTAFRNGNVFYHGYTASFEYLW; encoded by the coding sequence ATGAACTGTCGCTGGGCGTGGATGTTGCCCCTGCTATCGATTGTCACCTTGATGCTGGGCGATCAAAGCGTGCAGGCCCAAGGACCTCCCGGAATGATGGGGCCCGGTGGGCCTCCTCCCGGCATGATGGGCGGACCGCCCGGCATGATGGGCGGACCGCCCGGCATGATGGGACCTGGTGGACCTCCGGGCATGATGGGTGGACCTCCGCCCGGCATGTACGATCCCGATTCCATGAACGGCGCGGGAATCATGGGCCCCGGTGGCCCTCCCGGCAGCATGATGGGCCCCAGTGGCGACATGATGGGGGGCTGCCCGCCAGAGGGTGGCGGTTACGGCCATCGTCACAACGGCCTGCTGGGCGATGTGCTCGGCATCATCGCTCCCTATAGCGATGGCGGCTGTGCTGCCCCTCGTTGGTTCGACTTCGATGTCGGCGTTATGAGCATTCGCCGCGACGATGTCGGCAACAGCAGAGTCTTCACCGTGCAAGACGACGGCGTGAATCCTCCCGTCACCGTCCTGCAGACGAGCGATCTCGATTTCGATAGTTCCACCAGCTTCAAGTTCTCGGCCATGATGCAATGTGGCCCCGGCAGCAACTTGGAATTCACCTACTTCGGTCTGTTCGGCTGGACCAGCACTGCCCAGGCTCTGGGGAACAACGATCTGTTCTCGGTCTACAGCCAGTTCGGTACCGACCCGGCGGGTGGCTTTCCCGAAACCGATGCTTCCGATATCCAACGCATCACTTACTTCTCCACATTCGATAACTTCGAAGTCAACTTCCGCCAACGTTGGCAGTCGCCCAATTGCCGCTACCAAGGGTCGTGGCTCTACGGTGTTCGTTACTTCAAGTTAGATGAAGACTTCAACTACAACACCTTGGGCGTGCATACCGATTTGGGGCCGCCGATCGTTGTCACCACCGACACGTCGCGGACGAACGTAAACACCAACAACTCGCTCACCGGTCTGCAGATTGGTGGCGACATGTGGGTCTGCTTGATCCCCGGCTTGCGAGTCGGCGGTGAAGGCAAGTTCGGTGTGTACGGCAATCACCAGAACATCGATACCACAATTACCACGAGCACCGGGCTCAACTTCCAGGAAGAACTGCGAGTCGGCGACGTGGCCTTCATCGGCGACCTGGCTGCTTACGCCACCTATCGCATTAACTACAACTGGACTTTCAAGGCCGGCTATCAAGCCTTGTATGTCGAAGGGGTCGCTTTGGCCTCGGAGAACTTCAATCCGGTTCCGCCGAACGTGTTCGTCGGTGGCTCGCAAACGCGTGTCCCCACTGCGTTTCGCAACGGCAACGTCTTCTATCACGGTTATACCGCCAGTTTCGAATACCTCTGGTAA
- a CDS encoding D-TA family PLP-dependent enzyme, with translation MDSCYAIAETSEIVSPAMVVFRELVESNLREMLRIAGDPARLRPHCKTHKMPAIVKLELQAGITKHKCATLAEAEMLATAGVPDIVLAYNPVGPNIGRVIRFKQQFPQVKLAVTADHPQPVAQLGQAAVAAKVQIDVLLDIDSGQHRTGLPAGPQARELYERIAQTAGLVPGGFHLYDGQNHQTDAAARREAVMAVWEPAAKLRDELVAAGLKVPRILCGGTGSFPIFAALNDPVIELSPGTIIFHDANYRELFPDLKFTPAALLFTRVISRPTPNRVTLDLGYKAVASDPPAGKRLFFPDLPDAVAVLQNEEHLVLETSRAAEFQPGDALLAIPRHVCPTSALHKSVYVVAGGHVTETWDVIARDRVLTI, from the coding sequence ATGGACTCCTGCTACGCAATCGCCGAGACCAGCGAAATTGTTTCCCCCGCAATGGTCGTGTTTCGCGAACTGGTCGAAAGCAACCTGCGCGAAATGCTCCGCATTGCCGGCGACCCCGCACGCCTGCGGCCGCATTGCAAAACGCACAAGATGCCGGCCATTGTCAAACTTGAATTGCAAGCGGGCATCACCAAGCACAAGTGCGCGACGCTGGCTGAAGCCGAAATGCTGGCGACAGCTGGCGTGCCAGACATTGTGCTCGCGTATAACCCGGTCGGGCCAAACATCGGCCGCGTGATTCGCTTCAAGCAGCAGTTCCCGCAGGTGAAGCTGGCTGTGACAGCCGATCATCCGCAGCCCGTCGCGCAGTTGGGTCAAGCAGCGGTCGCAGCCAAGGTGCAGATTGACGTGCTGCTCGATATCGACAGCGGGCAACATCGCACTGGCCTCCCCGCTGGTCCGCAAGCGCGCGAACTGTACGAACGGATTGCCCAGACAGCTGGACTCGTCCCCGGTGGCTTCCATTTGTACGATGGACAGAATCACCAGACCGATGCCGCTGCCCGGCGCGAAGCCGTCATGGCCGTCTGGGAGCCAGCAGCCAAGCTGCGCGATGAACTGGTCGCCGCGGGCTTGAAAGTGCCGCGCATTCTTTGCGGCGGCACGGGTTCGTTCCCGATTTTTGCTGCGCTGAATGACCCGGTCATTGAACTCAGCCCCGGGACAATCATCTTTCACGATGCCAACTATCGCGAACTGTTCCCGGATCTGAAGTTCACTCCCGCGGCCCTACTTTTCACCCGCGTCATCAGCCGGCCAACCCCCAATCGAGTCACGCTCGACCTCGGCTACAAGGCAGTCGCCTCCGATCCCCCAGCTGGCAAGCGGCTCTTCTTTCCCGACCTGCCCGATGCAGTGGCCGTGCTGCAAAACGAAGAGCACCTGGTGCTCGAAACTTCGCGGGCTGCGGAGTTTCAACCGGGCGATGCACTATTGGCCATTCCTCGGCACGTCTGCCCGACTTCTGCGTTGCACAAATCGGTCTACGTCGTTGCTGGCGGCCACGTCACCGAAACCTGGGACGTCATCGCCCGCGATCGGGTGCTGACAATCTAA
- a CDS encoding sigma-E factor regulatory protein RseB domain-containing protein, protein MSTSAKLPPLPAAFIANVVRSDGLWYRIYHGGLNRVRIDNYQGEVCRSISITLGDLGRGYTFIPATKTYSIAHFPPILNTQQFDPTEDYSWAEIGQETVNGVLCTKFAGRLTQPDRVANWVFVDPKTGIRLKTQTFNKLGDPVLSIEFRQVEVGPPPADVFEPLEGYRLTP, encoded by the coding sequence ATGAGTACCTCTGCTAAGCTCCCCCCGCTTCCCGCAGCATTTATTGCGAACGTTGTTCGCTCGGACGGTCTTTGGTATCGAATTTATCACGGCGGCCTCAACAGAGTCCGGATAGACAACTACCAGGGCGAAGTGTGCCGCTCGATCTCGATCACCCTCGGTGATCTAGGCAGAGGCTACACCTTTATTCCGGCTACCAAAACGTACAGCATTGCGCACTTTCCACCGATTCTGAACACGCAGCAGTTTGATCCAACTGAGGATTATTCCTGGGCGGAGATTGGCCAAGAAACTGTGAATGGTGTCTTGTGCACAAAGTTCGCAGGGCGATTGACGCAACCTGATCGCGTTGCAAATTGGGTCTTTGTTGATCCGAAAACGGGGATTCGGCTAAAAACTCAGACATTCAATAAGTTGGGCGATCCGGTGCTGTCTATAGAGTTCCGGCAGGTTGAGGTCGGCCCACCACCCGCTGACGTGTTCGAGCCGCTAGAAGGCTACAGGCTCACGCCGTAG